The genomic stretch TGGTGAACACTCTGTACGATCAGTGGTGAAAAAGTACCATATTTCGAGTAAATCTGTGTTAGAGAGCTGGATTTCCAAGTATACTGAAGGGGCGAAAATGAAACCAACTCCGAAAAGGATGGGATCCCCTCATATGAATAAAGGACGGAAAACGACTTACGAAGAACGTATTGAAATTGCACAATTCACCATCGCCCATGATTTAGATTACCAGAAAGCCATCGACAAGTACGATGTCTCTTATCAGCAAGTCTACGCCTGGGTTCGTAAATATCAAACGAATGGTCACGAAGGGTTAAAAGACCTCCGAGGTCGTAAAAAACCGCTAGAGGAGCTAGATGAACAGGAAAGATTAAAGCTTCGGATTAAGGAACTCGAAGCGCGTAATGAGTACCTTGAAATGGAGAATGCACTCGCAAAAAAGTTGGCAGAGATCCGGCGAAGAAATACACACTAACCTACGTTCGGCATG from Paenibacillus polygoni encodes the following:
- a CDS encoding helix-turn-helix domain-containing protein → MSKRSPIPYEIKIQVVRRCLQHESNPNYEAKQLGIHKSTVTEWIRKYQAGGVEGLKKSKGWKAYSKELRLAAIQDALSGEHSVRSVVKKYHISSKSVLESWISKYTEGAKMKPTPKRMGSPHMNKGRKTTYEERIEIAQFTIAHDLDYQKAIDKYDVSYQQVYAWVRKYQTNGHEGLKDLRGRKKPLEELDEQERLKLRIKELEARNEYLEMENALAKKLAEIRRRNTH